One window of the Methanocaldococcus vulcanius M7 genome contains the following:
- a CDS encoding 4Fe-4S binding protein has protein sequence MPEHILSGIKAIVAMKLRRKGMIQREIAKIIKSDRSIVSHYLSGRYPKRKILNVAKTIEDLPPNYGSKLIHSLTDDKNLAKNLIKELYGVKLIWNEKSCIACGSCLVCVALTLDNFKLKIDENSCYLCGSCTLQCPTNSLKFVKEE, from the coding sequence ATGCCAGAGCATATTCTTTCAGGGATAAAGGCAATAGTTGCAATGAAACTAAGAAGAAAAGGAATGATTCAAAGAGAAATAGCAAAGATTATTAAAAGCGATAGGTCTATCGTTTCTCATTATCTTTCTGGAAGGTATCCAAAGAGGAAAATCTTAAATGTTGCTAAAACAATAGAAGATCTTCCTCCGAATTATGGATCAAAGTTGATCCATTCATTAACAGATGATAAAAACCTTGCAAAAAACTTAATAAAAGAATTATATGGTGTAAAACTCATATGGAATGAAAAGTCATGTATCGCTTGCGGTTCATGTCTTGTGTGTGTAGCACTCACACTGGATAACTTTAAGTTAAAGATAGATGAAAACTCCTGTTATCTCTGCGGTTCATGCACTCTTCAATGTCCTACTAACTCGCTAAAATTTGTTAAGGAGGAATAA